The genomic DNA GAACAAGGAATAAATATCGGGGGGCGGGCGGGTGGGGACTACTCGATATTACGAGCGACTCATTAAATAGCTTGTGTTAGGATATATTTATTTTGCAGGAATAATTTTATTTTAAGGAGGCTTAATTTATAAATTGATAACGATAACTGATTCAAAAAATTTTTATCGCAGCGACATAAAGACTCAGAGTCCAGATATTAGCAAAAATGTCAGTAATATAATTGACTCCGTCATAAAACAGGGCGACAAGGCAGTTATTGACTACGAGAAAAAATTTGACGGTGTAGAACTCGACTCGCTTTTAGTGAGTGACTCAGAGATCCAGCACGCTATAAAATCACTAGACAGCAAATATATAGACATGCTCAAACGTGCGGCAAAAAATATTTATGAATTTCACTCTAAACAAGTCCGAACAGGTTTTATTTATTCAGATAAAGAGGGCGTTATACTGGGTCAAAAAATTATCCCGCTTGAAAGAGTCGGCCTTTATGTTCCGGGCGGTACTGCTTCTTATCCGTCGAGCGTCTTAATGAACGCTATTCCCGCAAAAATAGCAGGCTGTGATGAAATCTATATAGCTACTCCACCCGAAATTAAGCCGGAAATTATAGCAGCTTCTCACATTGCCGGTGTAGATAAAATTTTCAAAATGGGAGGGGCGCAGGCAATCGCAGCATTTGCATACGGGACTGAATCAATTAAGCGCGTTGATAAAATTGTAGGACCGGGCAATATTTATGTCTCAGAGGCAAAACGTCAAGTATTCGGGCGGGTTGCTATTGACATGATAGCGGGACCGAGCGAGATTTTAATAATTGCCGACAAAAATAATTATCCTGCTCATTTGGCTGCCGACATGTTAGCACAGGCCGAACACGATAAACTTGCGACTTCTATATTAATCACTAATTCAAAGCGTCTCGCGAAAAGTGTAGCCGACGAAATCGAAATACAATTAATGAATCTTGAGCGCAAGGAAATAGCCCGCGAGTCAATTAATAATAACGGGAGAATTATTCTTGTTAAGAATCTTGACGAGGCTGTTAATATCGCAAATAAGATCGCGCCTGAACACTTAGAATTATGCGTAGAGAATGCCTTTGAATGGATAAGTGCCGGGAAGATTCGTAATGCAGGCTCTATATTTCTTGGCCGGAATTCTCCGGAAGCACTAGGGGATTATTACGCCGGACCTAATCACACGCTGCCGACGATGGGAACTGCTAGATTTTCGAGTCCTTTATCAGTCGATGATTTTATCAAGAAATCGCAATTTATTTATTACACGAGCGACGCACTAAATAAGGCCTCACAGGACATTGAAGACTTTGCTAAATCTGAAGGCCTCACAGGCCATGCAAATAGTGTAGTGATTCGCAGGCCTGAAAAAATGTGATATAATGCGATTGTCAGCAAGCAAGAGGGGCTTAATGACAAAACGATCAATCTTAGAAAGAAACAAGAATTTCATGAGGAGGTCATTATTATGGCAAAAGCAGTAGTAAATCAGGATGCGTGCGTAGGTTGTGAATCATGCGTGGGAGCTTGCCCGGTCAGCGCAATTTCTGTTAATGACGGTAAAGCAAGCGTTGATGCAGGAACTTGCTGCGAGTGCGGCACATGCGTATCAACTTGCCCGGTTGGTGCGATTTCACAGTAAGAATAAGAGATTTACACATATAATTAAAAATTTAACGAATCTTGCAAGAAGTCTCTCTCCTAATATATAGGCGGTGAGATGAATTGCGCGATATAATGGAGATCTACCGTAGGGACTACGGGAAGTTACGCCTTTGGAGAGGGTGTAAGACGGCCAGTCAATCAATATGAAACTGTAGCGCAGTCCTCGATGAATTAGGAAACCGCAACTTCTATAAGTGGCAGTAGTTCACATTTGTAAGTTACAGGCCGATGGAGTTTTTAAGTTCTGTCGGTTTTATTTTACCCGTTTTTACACGCCTATAAATCAATATTCATGCGATAATTAATATAATATTTCAGATTTAAGAATGGAGAATAAATTAATGCCGGAAAATTTTATTATTTCGCCTGAGACTCCTAAAGGACAACGAGACGCAATTATCACGGACGAAAAAATTATAACAGTCGGAGCAGGTGCAGGAACGGGCAAAACATGGGTACTTTCTGGGCGTTATGCTAGATTGATAGTGAATGATGATATACTTTTGCCGCGTGATATTTTGACTCTGACTTACACGGAGGCCGCAGCAGATGAGATGAAATTACGCATTGAAGATAAATTAAAGGATTCCGCAAAGTCAATCGCAAATTTAGAGAGAAAACGCGAAATTATTGACGGGCTTGCTGAGTCATGGATTTCTACAATACATTCATTTGCGGCGAGATTAATACGTGAGTCGGGGCTTTCACTTGATATTGACCCGGGGGCTTCTGTTATAACGCCTCAACAAGAACAAGATTTCTGGGACAATATTAGGAACGCTTTAGAATTTGCGAATTTAAGGCAGCTTTCACGAGCTTACGGGGATAAATCACTGCAAAAAATTTGTGATTCACTTGATCATGATAATTTATTGAGTTCAGCAGTTAATAAATGGAAGTCTGACTCGTTGAGCATTCTCGCACAAAACACAGCAGAGTTACAGGCCTCGCTCGGTAATTCATGGGAAGACATGCTAAACTGGGCCGATAATGACGAGTTACAGGACAAGGCAAAATCACTCGTTAAAAATTTAATGCTCAATGAGTGGCGCGAAATATGGAATCTTTTCGCAGATATGAATCTTCCTAAGGCAAAGAGTACTAATCAATCAGGCCAGTTATTAAATAATTTGCTTGAATGGCAGCGCGTAAATAATCCCGATGATATAAATCTGCAAAATTTTTACAGGGCAATATTTAATATTAAAGCTAACACGGGCGAACCGTTTAAGACTCTGAAAACTTACACTGATAATTTGAGTCTCGGCGAATGGAAGAAAACAAGACCGGCAATAATTGTAAATTTGACTGATAACTTCAGCGAAAATTTTTCAGACTATGAGAAAGCATTACGGAAAAGTTTATTATTATTCTGTGCAGTATCATGGGCAATGTGGGACAGAATGAAGAAGCAAAGAGGCTTATTATCATTCTCGGATATGATTCTACACGCGAAAAGGGCAATAACTGAAGGCGGAGTGAGTCGCAAATTTTCTCATGTCCTAGTTGACGAGTTTCAAGACACTGACCCCCTTCAATTCCAAATGATAGAATCTCTTGCGCGTGATTATTCGAGTTTATTTGCAGTGGGAGATCCTAAGCAGTCAATCTATAAATTTCGTCATGCTGAACCGGCTTTATTTGCTGATACAATTCAGAGGGCAGACGCAAAAATTAATCTTGATGTAAATTTCCGGACTCGTTCGTCATTGATTAACCGCATTAATAATTTATTCGCTGAAATATGGCAGCACGGGCTCGGAAGTTCTGACTCAATGGCAAAATTGAAATATGAATCTCTGAACCCAGCAAATATTGACGATTTACGAGACTCGGGAACTATGCCGGATTTCAAAATTTTACTTGCGACTCATGGCCGAAGCTCTCAAGACGCAAAAAAAATCTTGGCCGACAATTTAGCGAAAAATATAGCTGAATGGGTCAAAGAAGGCCGCACAATATGGGACAAAGCCGGAAAAATTATCAGGCCGGTTAAATTTTCAGATTTTGCGATTCTATCACGTTCACGGGGGATTTATGACATTTTAGAGGAATCGTTAAATAAATTTAATATTCCATCGATACAGGATAAAAGCTCGGATT from Synergistaceae bacterium includes the following:
- the hisD gene encoding histidinol dehydrogenase, giving the protein MYKLITITDSKNFYRSDIKTQSPDISKNVSNIIDSVIKQGDKAVIDYEKKFDGVELDSLLVSDSEIQHAIKSLDSKYIDMLKRAAKNIYEFHSKQVRTGFIYSDKEGVILGQKIIPLERVGLYVPGGTASYPSSVLMNAIPAKIAGCDEIYIATPPEIKPEIIAASHIAGVDKIFKMGGAQAIAAFAYGTESIKRVDKIVGPGNIYVSEAKRQVFGRVAIDMIAGPSEILIIADKNNYPAHLAADMLAQAEHDKLATSILITNSKRLAKSVADEIEIQLMNLERKEIARESINNNGRIILVKNLDEAVNIANKIAPEHLELCVENAFEWISAGKIRNAGSIFLGRNSPEALGDYYAGPNHTLPTMGTARFSSPLSVDDFIKKSQFIYYTSDALNKASQDIEDFAKSEGLTGHANSVVIRRPEKM
- a CDS encoding 4Fe-4S binding protein produces the protein MAKAVVNQDACVGCESCVGACPVSAISVNDGKASVDAGTCCECGTCVSTCPVGAISQ
- a CDS encoding UvrD-helicase domain-containing protein — encoded protein: MPENFIISPETPKGQRDAIITDEKIITVGAGAGTGKTWVLSGRYARLIVNDDILLPRDILTLTYTEAAADEMKLRIEDKLKDSAKSIANLERKREIIDGLAESWISTIHSFAARLIRESGLSLDIDPGASVITPQQEQDFWDNIRNALEFANLRQLSRAYGDKSLQKICDSLDHDNLLSSAVNKWKSDSLSILAQNTAELQASLGNSWEDMLNWADNDELQDKAKSLVKNLMLNEWREIWNLFADMNLPKAKSTNQSGQLLNNLLEWQRVNNPDDINLQNFYRAIFNIKANTGEPFKTLKTYTDNLSLGEWKKTRPAIIVNLTDNFSENFSDYEKALRKSLLLFCAVSWAMWDRMKKQRGLLSFSDMILHAKRAITEGGVSRKFSHVLVDEFQDTDPLQFQMIESLARDYSSLFAVGDPKQSIYKFRHAEPALFADTIQRADAKINLDVNFRTRSSLINRINNLFAEIWQHGLGSSDSMAKLKYESLNPANIDDLRDSGTMPDFKILLATHGRSSQDAKKILADNLAKNIAEWVKEGRTIWDKAGKIIRPVKFSDFAILSRSRGIYDILEESLNKFNIPSIQDKSSDFFSRGEINDVICMLRAAADFHDDFSVMGWLMSPFSRLSQNKAIKIFSQINKEFRPIDAVKKDYPEIYSRLEYLAIVGEHEGPAGLLEIYDINRDWLSCYNESDRLRILRNFHRAVKIARDFQKSGTAGLIACADWLLKAVRRESGGIEEPSWHDRDENAVRLSTVHSSKGLEYPVTVIFEARTSNKHKNEAIRASKELGLVFSSYPDELNAGDSKPQGAEWDSLLSEQGDSEEETRLFYVAMTRAQDSLIFCGLVNQEGKANNNTWTKILLDHDNATPEYVQEISDYKSLKINNEDSGKILTPLKLIHSQNYLRQISASSFALFEFCPFAWRRKYRQGINLTWESPDRDSIFDDDLNFSGGADSGSLAHWILERWPRSEDYSEKLENLLSDRSVLSSLPGYLRGAWRNKEIRENLKKWLSDFADSQLGQKLINNSGIKREQDFRIRLNNNTALAGSIDAYYKDSQNLYHVIDYKITLSRKAPPGLYDSQLDFYALAVNELTHCGKINVILAFLRENNFAERIITDFDSIRERVINASKNCASCSYEPNTKNCASCPFKKGCIYHE